A window of the Gordonia humi genome harbors these coding sequences:
- a CDS encoding F0F1 ATP synthase subunit delta: MYAASSREALEGARIELETALRGTAAPSTDAVTVGDELLSVAATVNDNRPLRIALADTATAADSRAKVAQDVLAGKVTDTTRDVVASAAARDWSSEADLVSGLQSLGCEALLLSAKESGSLDAVEEELFRLGRIVKGDGALEQALSDRTRSAADRLGLLHKLIDGKVSDVTSKLAEFAVSRTDQAPGDSIDELSQLAAASNGRKVAYVTSAGELSADQRTALSAKLAAIFDAPVTLHVDIDPALLGGVVVRVGDERIDGSTAGRIATLRRGLR, from the coding sequence ATGTACGCAGCGTCTAGCCGCGAAGCCCTCGAGGGGGCTCGCATCGAGCTGGAGACCGCCCTGCGCGGTACGGCCGCGCCGAGCACGGATGCGGTGACCGTCGGCGATGAACTGCTCTCGGTTGCAGCCACCGTGAATGACAACCGCCCGCTGCGCATCGCGCTGGCCGATACGGCCACCGCTGCGGACTCGCGTGCGAAGGTCGCTCAGGACGTCCTGGCAGGCAAGGTCACCGACACCACCCGCGACGTCGTCGCCTCGGCCGCCGCACGCGACTGGTCGAGCGAAGCCGATCTGGTCAGCGGCCTGCAGTCCCTCGGTTGCGAGGCACTGCTGCTGTCGGCCAAGGAATCCGGCAGTCTCGACGCGGTCGAGGAGGAGCTCTTCCGCCTCGGTCGCATCGTCAAGGGCGACGGGGCCCTCGAACAGGCCCTCTCCGACCGCACACGCAGCGCCGCCGATCGCCTCGGCCTGCTGCACAAGCTGATCGACGGCAAGGTCTCGGATGTCACGAGCAAGCTCGCCGAGTTCGCGGTCAGCCGTACCGACCAGGCTCCGGGCGATTCGATCGACGAGCTGTCACAGCTCGCCGCAGCCTCCAACGGACGCAAGGTCGCCTACGTGACCAGCGCCGGTGAGCTCTCGGCCGATCAGCGCACCGCGCTGTCGGCGAAGCTGGCCGCCATCTTCGACGCGCCGGTCACCCTGCACGTCGACATCGATCCGGCGCTCCTCGGCGGCGTCGTCGTCCGTGTGGGCGACGAGCGCATCGACGGCAGTACTGCCGGCAGGATCGCAACGCTGCGACGCGGCTTGCGGTGA
- the atpA gene encoding F0F1 ATP synthase subunit alpha, with amino-acid sequence MAELTISSEEIRSAIASYTQEVDSQATREEVGTVADTGDGIAHVAGLPGAMANELLEFEGGIRGVALNLDLDEVGAVILGDSENIEEGQEVKRTGNVLSVPVGDKFLGRVIDPLGAPIDGLGAIESEGDRVLELQAATVLERQPVEESLATGIKAIDAMTAIGRGQRQLVIGDRKTGKTAVCIDAILNQKDNWATGDPEKQVRCIYVAVGQKGSTIAGVKTALEEAGAMEYTTIVAAPASDSAGFKWLAPYTGSALGQHWMYQGKHVLIVFDDLSKQAEAYRAISLLLRRPPGREAYPGDVFYLHSRLLERCAKLSDALGGGSMTGLPIIETKANDVSAFIPTNVISITDGQVFLESDLFNKGVRPAINVGISVSRVGGAAQTKGLKDVSGSLRLELAQFRELEAFSAFASDLDAASKAQLERGARWVELLKQDQYSPVSVEDQIVSLYLCGEGFMDSVPVADIRRFESELLGDLHHTASGVYSNIAGGKKLSSEDKDALATATDNFKAGFIAADGSRVVEVDADPLAAEDVESETIRVTKKTK; translated from the coding sequence ATGGCGGAGTTGACCATCTCCTCCGAAGAAATTCGGAGCGCGATCGCAAGTTACACCCAGGAAGTGGACAGCCAGGCCACCCGCGAAGAGGTCGGCACCGTTGCCGACACCGGTGACGGCATCGCCCACGTGGCGGGACTTCCCGGCGCGATGGCCAACGAGCTCCTCGAATTCGAGGGCGGCATCCGCGGCGTCGCACTGAACCTCGACCTGGACGAGGTCGGTGCCGTCATCCTCGGCGACTCGGAGAACATCGAAGAGGGCCAGGAAGTCAAGCGCACCGGCAACGTCCTGTCGGTGCCGGTCGGCGACAAGTTCCTCGGCCGCGTCATCGATCCGCTGGGCGCCCCGATCGACGGCCTCGGAGCCATCGAGTCCGAGGGCGACCGCGTCCTCGAGCTGCAGGCGGCCACCGTCCTCGAGCGTCAGCCCGTCGAGGAGTCGCTCGCCACCGGCATCAAGGCGATCGACGCCATGACCGCCATCGGTCGCGGACAGCGACAGCTGGTCATCGGCGACCGCAAGACCGGTAAGACCGCGGTCTGCATCGACGCCATCCTGAACCAGAAGGACAACTGGGCGACCGGTGACCCGGAGAAGCAGGTCCGCTGCATCTACGTCGCCGTCGGCCAGAAGGGTTCGACCATCGCCGGCGTCAAGACCGCGCTCGAAGAGGCAGGCGCGATGGAGTACACCACCATCGTCGCGGCCCCGGCATCGGACTCCGCCGGTTTCAAGTGGCTGGCACCGTACACCGGCTCGGCCCTCGGCCAGCACTGGATGTACCAGGGCAAGCACGTCCTCATCGTGTTCGACGACCTGTCGAAGCAGGCCGAGGCCTACCGCGCCATCTCGCTGCTGCTGCGCCGCCCGCCGGGTCGTGAGGCCTACCCGGGTGACGTCTTCTACCTGCACTCGCGTCTGCTCGAGCGTTGCGCCAAGCTGTCCGACGCGCTCGGCGGCGGTTCGATGACCGGTCTGCCGATCATCGAGACCAAGGCCAACGACGTCTCGGCGTTCATCCCGACCAACGTCATCTCGATCACCGACGGCCAGGTGTTCCTGGAGTCGGACCTCTTCAACAAGGGCGTTCGCCCGGCGATCAACGTCGGTATCTCCGTCTCGCGTGTCGGTGGCGCCGCCCAGACCAAGGGTCTGAAGGACGTCTCGGGTTCGCTGCGTCTCGAGCTCGCACAGTTCCGCGAGCTGGAGGCCTTCTCGGCCTTCGCCTCGGACCTGGACGCCGCATCGAAGGCACAGCTCGAGCGCGGTGCCCGCTGGGTCGAACTGCTCAAGCAGGACCAGTACAGCCCGGTGTCGGTGGAAGACCAGATCGTCTCGCTGTACCTCTGCGGCGAGGGCTTCATGGACTCGGTTCCGGTCGCCGACATCCGTCGTTTCGAGTCCGAGCTGCTCGGCGACCTGCACCACACGGCTTCGGGCGTGTACAGCAACATCGCGGGCGGCAAGAAGCTGTCGTCTGAGGACAAGGACGCGCTCGCCACGGCGACGGACAACTTCAAGGCCGGCTTCATCGCCGCCGACGGCTCGCGGGTCGTCGAGGTCGACGCCGACCCGCTGGCTGCCGAAGACGTCGAGTCCGAGACGATCCGAGTGACGAAGAAGACGAAGTAA
- a CDS encoding F0F1 ATP synthase subunit gamma, with protein MATIRELRSRIRSIQSTKKITKAQELIATSRITKAQVRVAAARPYSEEITRVVTTLASASSSLDSPLLTARENPKRAAVLVVTSDSGQCGGYNSNVLKETEELLSLLRSEGKEPVVYVMGRKGIGYYTFRDRPIAASWSGFSQQPEFADSAAAVHHLVNAFLAGSGEQVELPQGGQVEGFDELHVVYTRFVSMLTQKPIVRRMAPIDIEFEMEQLQMGDDMLEDNGNAHVTPEVEFEPEADQLLDALLPKYVASRIFAALLDASASEHASRRTAMKAATDNATELETTLSRQANAARQAQITQEISEIVGGVEALAH; from the coding sequence ATGGCCACAATTCGGGAGCTGCGCTCACGGATCCGGTCGATCCAGTCGACTAAGAAGATCACCAAGGCGCAAGAGCTGATCGCGACCTCGCGTATCACCAAGGCACAGGTACGCGTGGCCGCCGCACGGCCCTACTCCGAGGAGATCACGCGCGTCGTCACGACGCTGGCCAGCGCGAGCTCGTCGCTCGACAGCCCGTTGCTGACCGCTCGTGAGAACCCGAAGCGCGCCGCCGTCCTGGTCGTGACCAGCGACAGCGGACAGTGCGGCGGGTACAACTCGAACGTGCTCAAGGAGACCGAAGAGCTTCTGTCGCTGCTCCGCAGCGAGGGCAAGGAGCCGGTCGTGTACGTGATGGGCCGCAAGGGCATCGGGTACTACACCTTCCGCGACCGTCCGATCGCCGCGAGCTGGTCGGGCTTCTCGCAGCAGCCGGAGTTCGCCGACAGCGCGGCCGCCGTCCACCATCTGGTGAACGCGTTCCTCGCCGGTTCGGGCGAGCAAGTCGAGCTGCCGCAGGGCGGGCAGGTCGAAGGCTTCGACGAGTTGCACGTGGTCTACACGCGTTTCGTGTCGATGCTGACTCAGAAGCCGATCGTTCGCCGCATGGCGCCGATCGACATCGAGTTCGAGATGGAACAGCTCCAGATGGGCGACGACATGCTCGAAGACAACGGCAACGCGCACGTGACGCCCGAGGTCGAGTTCGAGCCGGAAGCCGATCAGTTGCTGGACGCGCTGCTGCCCAAGTACGTGGCCTCGCGCATCTTCGCGGCACTGCTCGACGCTTCGGCATCCGAGCACGCGTCGCGTCGCACGGCCATGAAGGCGGCCACCGACAACGCGACCGAGCTCGAGACGACCCTGTCTCGGCAGGCGAATGCCGCACGTCAGGCCCAGATCACCCAGGAAATCAGCGAAATCGTCGGCGGCGTCGAGGCGCTGGCGCACTGA
- the atpD gene encoding F0F1 ATP synthase subunit beta, with amino-acid sequence MTAAVTDSSAGAASATAGRVARVIGPVVDVEFPRGAVPNLFNALHAEVSLPAVAKTLTLEVAQHLGDNVVRTVSMQPTDGLVRGAAVVDSGKPISVPVGDVVKGHVFNALGDCLDAPGTGRDGEQWGIHRKPPAFDQLEGKTEILETGIKVIDLLTPYVKGGKIGLFGGAGVGKTVLIQEMITRIAREFSGTSVFAGVGERTREGTDLHLEMEEMGVLQDTALVFGQMDEPPGTRMRVALSALTMAEYFRDVQHQDVLLFIDNIFRFTQAGSEVSTLLGRMPSAVGYQPTLADEMGELQERITSTKGRSITSLQAIYVPADDYTDPAPATTFAHLDATTELSRPISQLGIYPAVDPLTSTSRILEASIVGDEHFRVANEVKRILQKYKELQDIIAILGMDELSEEDKVTVNRARRLQKFLGQNFLVAEKFTGQVGSVVPLSETIDAFDRVCKGEFDHLPEQAFNSCGGLDDVEAAAKKIAGK; translated from the coding sequence ATGACTGCAGCAGTCACCGACTCGTCCGCGGGTGCCGCTTCGGCGACCGCGGGTCGTGTCGCGCGGGTGATCGGCCCCGTCGTCGACGTGGAGTTCCCGCGCGGCGCCGTACCCAACCTGTTCAACGCCCTGCACGCGGAGGTCTCCCTCCCCGCCGTCGCCAAGACGCTGACGCTCGAGGTCGCCCAGCACCTCGGCGACAATGTGGTGCGCACCGTCTCGATGCAGCCGACCGACGGCCTGGTCCGCGGTGCGGCCGTCGTCGACTCGGGCAAGCCGATCTCGGTTCCCGTCGGCGACGTCGTCAAGGGCCACGTCTTCAACGCTCTGGGCGACTGCCTGGACGCGCCGGGCACCGGTCGTGACGGCGAGCAGTGGGGCATCCACCGCAAGCCGCCGGCCTTCGACCAGCTCGAGGGCAAGACCGAGATCCTCGAGACCGGCATCAAGGTCATCGACCTGCTGACCCCGTACGTCAAGGGCGGCAAGATCGGTCTGTTCGGCGGTGCCGGTGTCGGCAAGACCGTTCTGATCCAGGAGATGATCACCCGTATCGCCCGCGAGTTCTCCGGCACCTCGGTGTTCGCCGGCGTCGGTGAGCGCACCCGTGAGGGCACCGACCTCCACCTCGAGATGGAGGAGATGGGCGTTCTCCAGGACACTGCGTTGGTGTTCGGCCAGATGGACGAGCCGCCCGGGACGCGTATGCGCGTCGCCCTCTCGGCCCTGACCATGGCCGAGTACTTCCGCGACGTGCAGCACCAGGACGTGCTGCTGTTCATCGACAACATCTTCCGTTTCACCCAGGCCGGTTCCGAGGTCTCGACCCTCCTCGGTCGTATGCCGTCGGCCGTCGGCTACCAGCCGACGCTCGCCGACGAGATGGGTGAGCTGCAGGAGCGCATCACGTCGACCAAGGGCCGCTCGATCACCTCGCTGCAGGCGATCTACGTCCCCGCCGACGACTACACCGACCCGGCGCCCGCGACCACGTTCGCCCACTTGGACGCCACGACCGAGCTCTCGCGTCCGATCTCGCAGCTGGGCATCTACCCGGCCGTGGACCCGCTGACCTCCACCTCGCGCATCCTGGAGGCCTCGATCGTCGGCGACGAGCACTTCCGCGTCGCCAACGAGGTCAAGCGCATCCTGCAGAAGTACAAGGAACTGCAGGACATCATCGCAATCCTCGGTATGGACGAGCTCTCCGAAGAGGACAAGGTCACGGTCAACCGTGCCCGTCGTCTGCAGAAGTTCCTCGGTCAGAACTTCCTGGTCGCCGAGAAGTTCACCGGCCAGGTCGGTTCGGTGGTCCCGCTGTCGGAGACCATCGACGCCTTCGACCGCGTGTGCAAGGGCGAGTTCGATCACCTGCCGGAGCAGGCGTTCAACAGCTGCGGTGGACTCGACGACGTCGAGGCCGCAGCCAAGAAGATCGCCGGAAAGTAG
- a CDS encoding F0F1 ATP synthase subunit epsilon has protein sequence MADKTFRLDVVAPDAQLYSGDASIVVAQTTVGQIGIMANHEPMLAELAPGGCVVLTDDAGVRKALAVQGGFLSVTADTVTVLAEAAQFSDDVDVAAERAVLDSAAEGSEDFLRAKSRVRAVEAVS, from the coding sequence ATGGCTGACAAGACTTTCCGACTCGACGTGGTGGCTCCCGATGCCCAGCTGTACTCCGGTGACGCCTCGATCGTGGTCGCACAGACCACGGTCGGGCAGATCGGCATCATGGCCAACCACGAGCCGATGCTCGCCGAGCTCGCACCGGGTGGCTGCGTCGTCCTGACCGACGACGCGGGTGTCCGTAAGGCTCTCGCGGTGCAGGGCGGATTCCTGTCGGTCACGGCCGACACGGTCACCGTGCTGGCCGAGGCCGCGCAGTTCTCCGACGATGTCGACGTCGCCGCCGAACGCGCCGTCCTCGACTCCGCGGCCGAGGGCAGCGAGGACTTCCTCCGCGCCAAGTCTCGGGTGCGGGCCGTCGAAGCCGTGAGCTGA
- a CDS encoding DUF2550 domain-containing protein, whose product MPMWAWILVAVVLFGLINLGLLLYRLRMVRLAGTPVLLRALPAEAEEGWRHGAVHYTDDAIAYYQLTSIKLGPSVNLSRRRIDVGARRGPVGTEHEIMEPDAVIAEVIVGRRGQGGAYELAMAPAAMTAFQSWLEARAPRRARRRPAA is encoded by the coding sequence ATGCCGATGTGGGCATGGATTCTGGTTGCAGTCGTACTGTTCGGGTTGATCAACCTCGGGCTGCTGCTGTACCGGCTGCGGATGGTGAGACTCGCCGGCACACCCGTGCTGCTGCGTGCGCTGCCCGCGGAGGCCGAGGAGGGCTGGCGCCACGGAGCCGTCCACTACACCGATGACGCGATCGCCTACTACCAGCTGACGTCGATCAAGCTGGGTCCGTCGGTGAACCTGTCCCGCCGGCGTATCGACGTGGGCGCGCGGCGCGGCCCGGTCGGCACCGAACACGAGATCATGGAGCCCGACGCGGTGATCGCCGAAGTGATCGTCGGTCGGCGTGGGCAGGGCGGCGCGTACGAACTCGCGATGGCCCCCGCGGCCATGACCGCCTTCCAGTCGTGGCTCGAGGCGCGGGCCCCGCGCCGTGCGCGGCGTCGTCCCGCGGCCTGA
- a CDS encoding cob(I)yrinic acid a,c-diamide adenosyltransferase, protein MAVHLTRIYTRTGDDGTTGLSDFSRVPKTDLRVVAYADCDEANAAIGLALTVAGDVPDDIRTVLTTVQNDLFDAGADLSTPVVDDPKYPPLRVEAEYIDALESWCDAFGEELRPLDSFILPGGTALSAHLHQARVIVRRAERAAWAAIDSAPDDTSVLPAKYLNRLSDLLFILGRVANVRAGVTDVKWVPGGQRTR, encoded by the coding sequence ATGGCAGTGCACCTCACACGTATCTACACACGGACCGGCGACGACGGCACCACCGGCCTCTCCGACTTCTCTCGCGTGCCCAAGACCGACCTCCGCGTGGTCGCCTACGCCGACTGCGACGAGGCCAACGCCGCGATCGGTCTCGCGCTCACCGTGGCCGGTGACGTGCCCGACGACATCCGGACCGTCCTGACCACCGTGCAGAACGATCTCTTCGACGCGGGCGCCGATCTCTCGACGCCTGTGGTCGACGATCCGAAGTATCCGCCGCTGCGTGTGGAGGCCGAGTACATCGACGCGCTCGAATCATGGTGCGACGCGTTCGGCGAGGAGCTCCGACCGCTCGACTCGTTCATCCTGCCGGGCGGAACCGCCCTGTCGGCGCACCTGCATCAGGCGCGTGTGATCGTTCGACGGGCCGAGCGTGCCGCGTGGGCGGCGATCGACTCGGCTCCCGACGACACCAGCGTCCTGCCCGCGAAGTATCTCAACCGGCTGTCGGACCTGTTGTTCATCCTGGGTCGCGTCGCGAATGTGCGCGCGGGTGTCACCGACGTGAAATGGGTTCCCGGCGGTCAACGAACACGCTGA
- the murA gene encoding UDP-N-acetylglucosamine 1-carboxyvinyltransferase: MSDRYVVSGGARLVGEVAVWGAKNSVLKLMAAALLAEGRTVLTNAPRIADVPLMADVLRGLGASVEISGDTVTIDTPAEPDYHADFDAVKQFRASVCVLGPLMARRRRAVVALPGGDAIGSRPLDMHQAGLRALGAHSEIEHGCVVAAAESLHGAEVILDFPSVGATENILMAAVLADGVTTIENAAREPEIVDLCLMLTEMGARIDGAGSPTLTVTGVDGLHPTTHHVVGDRIVAGTWGVAAAMTQGDITVKGIDPEHLRLVLKKLEGAGARVERFDDGFRVVQDSRPTAVNTATLPFPGYPTDLQPMAIGLATVSDGLSVVTENVFEARFRFVEELVRLGADARTDGHHAVIRGVERLSSAPVWSSDIRAGVGLVLAGLVADGDTEVHDIEHIDRGYPNFEEQLRSLGGTIARITG, encoded by the coding sequence GTGAGCGATCGTTATGTGGTGTCGGGTGGGGCCCGCCTGGTCGGCGAGGTGGCCGTCTGGGGAGCCAAGAACAGCGTGCTGAAACTGATGGCGGCCGCGCTGCTGGCGGAGGGACGGACGGTACTGACCAACGCACCGCGGATCGCCGACGTCCCGTTGATGGCCGACGTGCTGCGTGGTCTCGGCGCGTCCGTGGAGATCTCCGGCGACACCGTGACGATAGACACCCCGGCCGAGCCCGACTATCACGCCGACTTCGACGCGGTGAAGCAGTTCCGCGCGTCGGTCTGCGTCCTCGGCCCGCTGATGGCGCGGCGCCGTCGAGCCGTCGTCGCACTGCCCGGCGGCGACGCCATCGGATCCCGCCCACTCGACATGCACCAGGCCGGTCTGCGTGCGCTCGGCGCGCACAGCGAGATCGAGCACGGCTGCGTGGTGGCCGCCGCGGAGAGCCTGCACGGTGCGGAGGTGATCCTCGACTTCCCGTCGGTCGGCGCCACCGAGAACATCCTGATGGCGGCGGTTCTCGCCGACGGCGTCACGACGATCGAGAACGCGGCGCGCGAACCCGAGATCGTCGACCTGTGCCTCATGCTCACCGAGATGGGCGCCCGCATCGACGGTGCGGGTTCGCCGACGCTGACGGTGACGGGCGTCGACGGACTCCATCCCACCACGCACCACGTGGTCGGCGACCGCATCGTCGCAGGCACCTGGGGCGTGGCCGCCGCGATGACCCAGGGCGACATCACGGTCAAGGGCATCGACCCCGAGCATCTTCGGCTCGTTCTCAAGAAGCTCGAGGGAGCCGGTGCGCGAGTCGAGCGATTCGACGACGGCTTCCGCGTCGTGCAGGACTCGCGGCCGACGGCGGTCAACACCGCGACGCTGCCGTTCCCCGGATACCCGACGGACCTCCAGCCCATGGCCATCGGACTCGCGACCGTGTCGGACGGACTCTCCGTCGTGACCGAGAATGTCTTCGAGGCGCGCTTCCGGTTCGTCGAAGAGCTCGTCAGGCTCGGGGCGGACGCCCGCACCGACGGTCACCACGCCGTGATCCGCGGGGTCGAGAGGCTCTCGAGCGCCCCGGTCTGGTCGTCCGACATCCGGGCCGGTGTCGGCCTGGTTCTCGCCGGCCTCGTCGCCGACGGCGACACCGAGGTCCACGACATCGAACACATCGACCGCGGCTACCCGAACTTCGAGGAGCAACTGCGCAGCCTGGGCGGGACCATAGCGCGCATCACCGGCTGA